In the genome of Candidatus Methylomirabilota bacterium, one region contains:
- a CDS encoding methyltransferase domain-containing protein, whose product MAPPTAFPPGAFRRENEEDDRLFYAWPRRVVHLDGGAIAALMRLYEALVPPRGCVLDLMSSWRSHLPPSFAGTLIGVGLNRDEMRENPQLAQAVVHDLNGEPKLPFNDGAFDAALCAVSVQYLIQPVEVFQEVRRTLKPGAPFVVSFSNRCFPEKAVALWRAASDEQHGAIVAAYFDASGGVGEGWSELSEYAHTPAEGDPLYAVWAARASF is encoded by the coding sequence ATGGCGCCGCCCACCGCCTTCCCGCCCGGCGCCTTCCGGCGCGAGAACGAAGAGGACGATCGCCTCTTCTACGCCTGGCCCCGGCGCGTGGTGCACCTGGACGGTGGCGCCATCGCCGCGCTGATGCGGCTCTACGAGGCGCTGGTGCCGCCGCGCGGCTGCGTGCTCGACCTGATGTCGTCCTGGCGCAGCCACCTGCCGCCTTCGTTCGCGGGCACGCTGATCGGCGTCGGGCTGAACCGGGACGAGATGCGCGAGAACCCTCAGCTCGCCCAGGCCGTCGTGCACGACCTCAACGGGGAGCCGAAGCTTCCATTCAACGACGGGGCCTTCGACGCCGCGCTGTGCGCCGTCTCGGTGCAATACCTCATCCAGCCGGTGGAGGTCTTCCAGGAGGTGCGCCGGACGCTCAAGCCGGGCGCGCCCTTCGTCGTGTCGTTCAGCAACCGTTGCTTTCCCGAGAAGGCCGTCGCGCTCTGGCGGGCGGCGAGCGACGAGCAGCACGGGGCGATCGTGGCCGCCTACTTCGACGCTTCCGGCGGGGTCGGGGAGGGCTGGAGCGAGCTCAGCGAGTACGCGCATACGCCCGCCGAGGGCGACCCGCTGTATGCTGTCTGGGCCGCGCGAGCCAGTTTCTAA
- a CDS encoding NADP-dependent oxidoreductase, producing the protein MSSAMNRQIVLKRRPAGAPTPSDFALVDAPLPKPGDGEILCRTIYLSLDPYMRGRMNEGRSYARPVELGQVMVGGTVGQVVESRHPAFAPGDFVLGYDGWQEYAVSKGVGMRKLDPAQAPISTALGVLGMPGLTAYVGLLDIGRPRPGETVVVSAAAGAVGSAVGQIAKIKGCRAVGIAGSADKCAYVVRELGFDACMNYKTGDFPSALQAACPSRVDIYFDNVGGDVLKAVLRIINVNARIPLCGIISQYNATEPPPGPNLAPLLVNRALIKGFIVSDHLDRTADFLAECTGWVREGRLKYREDIVEGLERAPGAFIGLLQGTNFGKLLVGVSPDPTRP; encoded by the coding sequence ATGTCCAGTGCCATGAACCGCCAGATCGTGCTGAAGCGCCGTCCGGCCGGTGCGCCCACGCCGTCCGACTTCGCGCTGGTCGACGCGCCCCTGCCCAAGCCCGGCGACGGCGAGATCCTGTGCCGCACCATCTACCTCTCGCTCGACCCGTACATGCGGGGGCGGATGAACGAGGGCCGATCGTACGCCAGGCCGGTCGAGCTGGGCCAGGTGATGGTGGGCGGCACGGTCGGCCAGGTGGTCGAGTCCAGGCATCCGGCCTTCGCGCCGGGGGACTTCGTCCTCGGTTACGACGGCTGGCAGGAATACGCGGTGTCGAAAGGCGTGGGGATGCGCAAGCTCGATCCGGCCCAGGCGCCCATCTCCACCGCGCTCGGCGTCCTGGGCATGCCGGGTCTGACCGCCTACGTCGGCCTCCTCGACATCGGTCGGCCGCGGCCGGGCGAGACCGTCGTCGTGTCGGCGGCGGCCGGCGCCGTCGGCTCGGCGGTGGGCCAGATCGCGAAGATCAAGGGCTGCCGCGCGGTCGGCATCGCCGGCTCTGCCGACAAGTGCGCGTACGTCGTCCGCGAGCTGGGTTTCGATGCCTGCATGAACTATAAGACCGGGGACTTCCCGTCGGCCCTGCAGGCGGCCTGCCCCTCGCGTGTGGACATCTACTTCGACAACGTGGGCGGCGACGTCCTCAAGGCGGTGCTGCGGATCATCAACGTCAACGCCCGCATTCCGCTCTGCGGGATCATCTCGCAGTACAACGCCACCGAGCCGCCGCCGGGACCGAACCTGGCCCCGCTGCTCGTCAACCGCGCCCTCATCAAGGGCTTCATCGTCTCCGACCATCTCGATCGCACCGCGGACTTCCTGGCCGAGTGCACGGGGTGGGTACGAGAAGGCCGGCTCAAGTATCGGGAGGACATCGTCGAGGGGCTCGAGCGGGCGCCGGGCGCCTTCATCGGCCTGCTCCAGGGAACGAACTTCGGCAAGCTGCTCGTCGGGGTCTCCCCCGACCCGACCAGACCCTAG